Part of the Verrucomicrobiota bacterium genome, GTTCGTTTACGATGGCAAAGGCCGCTTGCGCAAGCGGGTGGAGTACAATGTCACTGGTTCGGCTTGGGCAGTTTCAACTGAGACGCGCTACATTTATGACGGGATGCGGGTGATTCAGGAGCGCAACAGCGGCAACACGCCGACGGTAGCTTACACGCGGGGTACTGATTTGAGCGGGAGCTTGGAAGGCGCGGGCGGGATTGGCGGATTGCTGGGCCGTGCGAACGGTAGTTCCGGAAATTTGACAAATCACAATGTTTACTTTGCGGACGGAAACGGGAACGTGACGTACATGCTGAACAGTTCGCAGAGCAAAGTGGCGGAGTATCGTTTCGATCCATTTGGGAATTTGATTTCGTCCGGCGGCACGCTCGCCGCAGCGAACGTGTATCGTTTTTCGAGCAAGGAAATCCACGTCAACAGCGGGTTGTATTACTACGGCGAACGGTTCTATCCTCCGAATTTGCAAAGGTGGTTGAATAGAGATCCGTTGTCAGAATTGGGCCATGAGGCGCTGAGACAGAGAAGTTCGGGTGAGATTGGGACTTCTGCGAATGAGTACGCCTTTCTTCATAACTCACCCAGTTCCCGTATTGACGCCTTTGGCCTTTCCGACGATAACGATGCTAAACCTTTCATAGATTTGCTCAAATTCCTGAAGAAGGTCTATGATAACATGCCAAACAACCCGAAGAAATGCCTGAGTCCCTGCTCGTCAGTCATCAGCGGACGGGCAATTTGCGATTGCATCTGGGGCCATCTGCAAACAATGAAACAGTCCCCTGCGCAAGCCGACAACGAGATGGATGCAATAGCAAAGTGTATTTGTCTTGCCGGGGATGCTGAATGTTGGAAGAATTGGAAAAAGACGGTCAAAGACATATTTTACCCAGTTCCAAAGGAGAAAAAATGAACCCTACGTCGCGCTTGGTTAGGACGTTCGCATGGACCATGGTCCTATGTGCGGCAGGATGCACAGGGGATCGAAACTTCACTGGTTTTTTGGCCAATGAAATTGGTTGCCTCCACGGAACGACGAATGATGTGGCATGGACTAGCGAATTGCGTGGGGATTGGAACGTGAAGCGAGACAAT contains:
- a CDS encoding RHS repeat-associated core domain-containing protein gives rise to the protein MRICGTDPFTVTNTYYNRMRTNLSLAQPTGSWTNQFGYDAAKRLTNVTSPAGTFSYSFSQPSTLIQKLLLPNTSYITNTYDSMARLTGTYLKTSGNVLTNKHEYTYNVGNQRTQQTFMDAATYGYTYDKIGQLTNADSSLAAQDRKYVYDEAWNLNYRTNNTTLNTFLVDVKNQLTNATPMGGQTYDDNGNLTYADGSFQGYAYDDENQLQNWYHYDGGYNGNGEPTDSKDKRTEFVYDGKGRLRKRVEYNVTGSAWAVSTETRYIYDGMRVIQERNSGNTPTVAYTRGTDLSGSLEGAGGIGGLLGRANGSSGNLTNHNVYFADGNGNVTYMLNSSQSKVAEYRFDPFGNLISSGGTLAAANVYRFSSKEIHVNSGLYYYGERFYPPNLQRWLNRDPLSELGHEALRQRSSGEIGTSANEYAFLHNSPSSRIDAFGLSDDNDAKPFIDLLKFLKKVYDNMPNNPKKCLSPCSSVISGRAICDCIWGHLQTMKQSPAQADNEMDAIAKCICLAGDAECWKNWKKTVKDIFYPVPKEKK